One genomic window of Canis aureus isolate CA01 chromosome 15, VMU_Caureus_v.1.0, whole genome shotgun sequence includes the following:
- the LOC144284134 gene encoding ral guanine nucleotide dissociation stimulator-like, protein MRQEGPRGAGAAAGKGHQIVLTKLTRTELLEYKVRQLLLALQRRDVIYVFSFLEDYRTFATTDEVLDLLFTEYGCIADAWGNNDVVLQCWKL, encoded by the exons ATGCGGCAGGAAGgaccccgg ggtgcaggggccgcggccgggaaGGGGCATCAGATCGTCCTGACCAAGCTCAcccggacggagctgctggagtacaaagtccgacaactgctgctcgccttgcagcgcaGGGACGTCATCTACGTCTTCAGCTTTTTAGAGGATTATCGTACATTCGCcaccacggacgaggtgctggacctgctgttcaccga GTATGGGTGCATCGCAGATGCGTGGGGTAACAACGATGTGGTCCTGCAgtgctggaaactgtga